A segment of the Manihot esculenta cultivar AM560-2 chromosome 13, M.esculenta_v8, whole genome shotgun sequence genome:
attgACCCTTATCAGAAAGAATGAATAAGACAGTGGATAAGCAAAATATATACAGTTAAAAAGATCATCCATTTACATAATTACTTAATGAGAGTTCAAGAAATTTAGAATATATGACCAAAGAATGAACAGCATTTTATATATTCTTATTAACTTAAATAGTTACTAACAAGAAGACAAAGGaactcttttattttcattaatataGACATGAAATATTATGTACTATTGCCACAACAAAGTGCAATTGAAAAGAGCAAATGTACAAGTAAACTGccagaaaagtaaaaaattgcAGGAGACAGAGATTTATGGAAGGATATAAGTCCAATTAAACCCCTGTACTTTTACTTAAGAGCCAAATAAgcccaattcaaaattttggACCAATTAAGCCCTGTACTGTAACTCAATGGCCAAATAAGCCCTTatcttatataatattattttttaataataaaatattatttttttcataataaaaatattttttatatgataaaaattcatttttgtaattttaaaaattatttattatatctacacattttttaaaatttttatgttaattaaattactaatttttttatattttaattttttattaaaaaataatattatattatgttaCGACATATTTGGCCCTTAATAGAAGTACAGGGGCTTAATTGgcccaaaattttaaatagaacTTGTTTGGCCCTTGAATAAAAATACAAGGGCTCAATTGAACTCATATCCATTTATGGAATCATCTAGagctattaattaaataaacgcAGTACAtgtgttaaaaaagaaaaactagttGACACGTAATAAAGGTTTAGTGCAATAAAAATAAGAGGAAGAAAGGATGCAGTACACAGCTACCAGCATCACCAATAACACCAAAATGATTTATCTGAAATATTGCCATAAAAAAAAATGGGTCGGATAGAAGAGCTTATATGATACTAACCATGTTTAGATAATTTAATTGAGTGATGATACAGGTAATTGCGACCATTGCAAAAACCCAAGTCTGGAAATATTTGGCCTGGTTTATACCCTCCAACGTTAGTTCTATTGCAATACCAATAGCTTTTATGCTCATAAcctgcaaaacagaaaaaaaattgCTCCTTTTAAAATAGAGATGCAAATGTCCCATCAGGATTAAACTGTTAAAAACACATTTGCTAACACAGAATGACAGTTCATTTTAGCTTATTATGTAATAGCTACAGTTTACAAATAACTCACTGTCAATGATCCAATCATGGAGCATATCCCGATATATATGAGGATGTTAGTCTGGCCATAGCGGGGAGCACAATACAAGATCAGTACCAATGCTACAGCTACCACAGAGGCTGTATACAAAAGAAATGCTGGACGAGAAGAGCATCAAACTGATTAGGTGGAGAgccaaaaacaagagaaaaaacAATTCAACAATTCCCCCATCTTTTTTgttgtattttttatatttcttttcgGAAATACCAGTAGAATACCTGGTTGGATAGCTAATTCCCAGATTTGTTCAACTGAATTAATGGACTGCTCTTCAGGTGCATGTAGTACAATCACCGTGGAACCAACTATGCACAGGAGACAACCCAACATTCCCATCTTCTGCAGTTTCTCCTTCAACAAGAAATGGGCTAATACAGCACTGCACATTTTAAATGCATAATGAGAAACACGACTAAGTAATTCTCAAAGGTTGGTAGTTGAAAACAAATAAAAGGATTACTGGAAAATCCCAAAAATCAGGGCCCATGGTCAGCACATCAAATTTGTTTTGCTCCCCACTTTAGGTTAAGTAATTGTCAATGGTTGGTACCATATAAATCCCTCTCTTAGCACTTTACTGATTCATGTAATGTCATTCAATCTGCTTATGTGCTGCCTATGGGGCGAAGTTGATATccttaaatatatatttcattatCGATCCATAATCAAGCCAGTTGTCATTCAATGATTGTTCACTCATACTTTGCCACATTTTCTGCTCAAACCATGGTTTAGAAGTGAATTTTAATGTGAGTAGATCAGTAGAAAGTAAACTAAACATATAGAATCAAGTGATGGGGTGAGAGTATCTCAAGGCTCAAGAACCCAGGACCAAGTGCTCGTCAAGGTAATGAAATTCCAAGACCTAGAGGAGACACTTGAACCCATTGAAGCATTAGATTCTTCTTAGAATTAGTGCCAAAGGTGAGCATTGTAACATGAGGGTAACAAGGCAATGGTGTAATAACCATTACTTAAGGGGGGGATGGTAATTTGAGCTTGAGGTTAGCAGTAGATAGCTACCCTATTCCAAAGGCAATTGCCTTCAAGAGGATAATCAGACTGACTAACAGTGAGGATGAGGGAAAAGGCGGGTGGTCTAACACGTCCATCACATTGAATCCATCTATAAGGTAATGTTTCATTCCCCACTTCAATGAGTATTTTGGCGTAGATCCATGTGTACTTAGCAGAAGAATAAAATGTTTAATCTATATCAGTTCTATGTACACTAGCAGAAGGTgacaaaattaaacaaaatggCACTCAAATGCTCGTGTAGGTATCAGGAAGACATTTTAGTTGTCAAAAAAATAGCTGTTAATGCTTTTGAACATttgaaaaatacaaaaataataagataaaaATTACCTAACAATGATACTCAAAGCACCAAGAGGCGTCACAAGAACGGCAGGAGCATAAATGTAAGCTACGAAATTGGAAATCTCTCCAACGATCACTGCCAGTTTACCAAGTAAAAAGTCAAATCTAGCAGGTACAGAATACAGCTAAAGGGAAAGTCAGAgatataattcaattcaattaaatagATCTAAAATGGGTTATATTATGTAACTACTAGCTGAAAATAACTCCATTGCAAATAAATGAACATAAAAAGTGGTTGTaatagaagaagaggaagaagaa
Coding sequences within it:
- the LOC110630100 gene encoding probable magnesium transporter NIPA6, producing the protein MYSSNLKGFILAVVSSAFIGSSFIIKKKGLRRAGVNGPRASVGGYGYLLEPLWWVGMVTMIVGEISNFVAYIYAPAVLVTPLGALSIIVSAVLAHFLLKEKLQKMGMLGCLLCIVGSTVIVLHAPEEQSINSVEQIWELAIQPAFLLYTASVVAVALVLILYCAPRYGQTNILIYIGICSMIGSLTVMSIKAIGIAIELTLEGINQAKYFQTWVFAMVAITCIITQLNYLNMALDTFNTAIVSPIYYAMFTSFTILASAIMFKDYSGQSASSIASELCGFVTVLSGTAVLHSTRDPDPPFITDLYTPLSPKVSWYIQGNGELWKQKDEDGQTPNFVTVLRQDYFK